One Opitutia bacterium DNA segment encodes these proteins:
- a CDS encoding amino acid racemase: MNCLGLIGGIGWESTALYYRLINETVRSRFGSLYTARMIINSLEFQSLDTLVKENRWNDAGAMLAEAVRTLERAGADGVLICSNLMHYVAEHVESAVDIPLLHLGDAVLKELRGARVTRVGLLGTRFTLEHDFLLERPKDKPEPGRPRKPIAVLQPHARDLDELDRIIYGEVCRGIVRESSRDTLLRLAGELREQGAQAIVLGSSELGLLLKPDDFSEPILDSTEIHALAAAKWIIDSKPTGTKTAGRGGRRG; encoded by the coding sequence ATGAACTGCCTCGGCCTCATCGGCGGCATCGGCTGGGAATCGACCGCTCTCTACTACCGCCTCATCAACGAGACGGTGCGCAGCCGCTTCGGCAGCCTCTACACGGCGCGGATGATCATCAATAGCCTCGAGTTCCAGTCGCTCGACACGTTGGTGAAGGAAAACCGCTGGAACGACGCCGGGGCCATGCTCGCCGAAGCCGTGCGCACGCTCGAACGCGCCGGCGCGGACGGCGTCCTGATTTGCTCGAACCTCATGCACTACGTCGCAGAGCACGTGGAATCCGCGGTCGATATCCCGCTGCTCCACCTCGGCGATGCCGTCCTGAAAGAGCTCCGCGGCGCGCGCGTCACCCGCGTGGGTCTGCTCGGCACGCGTTTCACGCTGGAGCACGATTTCCTGCTCGAACGGCCGAAGGACAAACCGGAGCCCGGCCGGCCACGGAAGCCGATTGCCGTCTTGCAGCCGCACGCGCGGGATTTGGATGAACTCGACCGCATCATCTACGGCGAGGTTTGTCGCGGCATCGTGCGCGAATCGTCGCGCGATACACTGCTGCGTCTCGCGGGCGAGCTCCGCGAGCAAGGCGCGCAGGCGATCGTGCTCGGTTCGTCCGAGCTCGGCCTGTTGCTCAAGCCCGACGATTTCAGCGAACCGATCCTGGATAGCACCGAGATTCACGCCCTCGCGGCGGCGAAGTGGATCATCGACAGCAAGCCGACTGGGACCAAGACTGCCGGTCGGGGAGGGCGTCGTGGGTGA
- a CDS encoding bifunctional proline dehydrogenase/L-glutamate gamma-semialdehyde dehydrogenase, which produces MAQFLTPDPKVESAVRAKGEQLFALMDKQPPPALFSKKGAYARLMDWSMKDPAFKTQLFRFVDVLPSLNSSGEIVRHLQEYLGDKAVELNPALKAGLAASSFAPALVAGPVKAQIVDMAGQFVAGETGEDLLKQIKKNIKLGIATTIDLLGEAVVSEEEADVFLQRNLEILDSVSKFYAKEPEPCFSDLGPDNKPLPRLNLSVKISALTPDVHPADPENSIKALKHRLRPILRRAIEVGALVNFDMESYKLKDLTLALFKSIFEEPEFAQKPAIGIAMQAYLRDAEQDIRDIVAWARKNNRPLNIRLVKGAYWDAETVLAQQREWPIPVWQKKPESDANYEKMTVFLLENADIITPNFASHNVRSVSHAIVQAERLGVHPKHYEFQALYGMADELKAALLQMGHRVREYSAIGELLPGMAYLVRRLLENTSNEGFLRIKNMGEASKEQLLGNPVNALAAATEPLARKPRPAGAFVNAANTDYTLAANREKQRVALKQFEATQLGKKWPVIINGKKVTDRPFLPSVNPARPAQVVGYWAKGTVQDAEDAVAASVAFFPKWRATPVDDRAKMLERATDLMESRRMEINSLLILEAAKPWVEADADTSEAIDFLRFYAVEMRRMAKPVVTQKVPGEHCVQQWTPRGVGVSVAPWNFPLAILTGLTVAPLVAGNCMIIKPARQTSIIGAFLMDILTQAGVPAGALHYLPCSGADAGAHLVAHPKIDFIAFTGSREVGLGIYEEAGKTKPGQLNLKKVVCEMGGKNAMIIDNDADIDEAIPACLYSAFGFAGQKCSALSRLIVLEGVYDKFVERFLSACPTFPVGDPSLPGTIVNPVIDDAAQKSILGYIEAGKKESKLAWQATLTPEQIASGGYFVPPTVFTGCKPDHKIVREEIFGPVVAILKAKDLDEAFAMANDNDYALTGGFFSRSPRAIERAREEFLVGNLYINRGNTGAIVERHPFGGFKMSGGGTKAGGREYLENFLFPRLIAENVLRRGFTPPEENE; this is translated from the coding sequence ATGGCTCAATTCCTCACCCCCGACCCGAAAGTTGAATCCGCCGTTCGCGCCAAGGGCGAACAGCTCTTTGCCCTCATGGACAAGCAGCCGCCGCCGGCGCTGTTCTCCAAGAAAGGCGCCTACGCTCGCCTGATGGATTGGTCGATGAAGGACCCGGCGTTCAAGACGCAGCTCTTCCGCTTCGTCGACGTCCTCCCCTCGCTCAACTCCTCCGGCGAAATCGTCCGCCACCTCCAGGAATACCTCGGCGACAAAGCCGTGGAGCTCAACCCCGCGCTCAAGGCCGGCCTCGCCGCCTCGTCGTTCGCGCCCGCGCTCGTCGCCGGCCCGGTGAAGGCGCAGATCGTCGACATGGCCGGGCAATTCGTCGCCGGCGAGACGGGCGAAGACCTGCTCAAGCAGATCAAAAAGAACATCAAACTCGGCATCGCCACGACCATCGACCTCCTCGGCGAAGCGGTCGTGAGCGAGGAAGAGGCCGACGTGTTCCTGCAGCGCAATCTCGAGATCCTCGACTCGGTCTCGAAGTTCTACGCGAAGGAGCCCGAGCCGTGCTTCAGCGATCTCGGCCCCGACAACAAGCCGCTCCCGCGCCTCAATCTCTCGGTCAAAATTTCCGCGCTCACGCCCGACGTCCATCCGGCCGATCCGGAAAACTCGATCAAGGCGCTCAAGCACCGCCTCCGCCCGATTCTCCGCCGCGCCATCGAAGTCGGCGCGCTGGTGAATTTCGACATGGAGAGCTACAAGCTGAAGGACCTCACGCTCGCGCTCTTCAAATCGATCTTCGAGGAACCCGAGTTCGCGCAAAAGCCCGCCATCGGCATCGCGATGCAGGCCTACCTGCGCGACGCCGAGCAGGACATCCGCGACATCGTCGCGTGGGCGCGCAAAAACAACCGCCCGCTCAACATCCGCCTCGTGAAGGGCGCGTATTGGGACGCCGAGACCGTCCTCGCCCAGCAGCGCGAGTGGCCGATCCCGGTGTGGCAAAAGAAGCCCGAGTCCGACGCGAACTACGAGAAGATGACCGTGTTCCTCCTCGAGAACGCCGACATCATCACGCCGAACTTCGCGTCGCACAACGTCCGCTCGGTCTCTCACGCCATCGTCCAAGCCGAGCGTCTCGGCGTGCACCCGAAGCACTACGAGTTCCAAGCGCTCTATGGCATGGCCGACGAGCTCAAGGCCGCGCTGCTCCAGATGGGCCACCGCGTCCGCGAATACAGCGCCATCGGCGAACTGTTGCCCGGCATGGCGTATCTCGTCCGCCGCCTCCTCGAGAACACTTCCAACGAAGGCTTCCTCCGCATCAAAAACATGGGCGAAGCCTCGAAGGAGCAGCTCCTCGGCAACCCCGTCAACGCCCTCGCCGCCGCCACTGAGCCGCTCGCGCGCAAGCCGCGCCCGGCCGGCGCGTTCGTCAACGCCGCCAACACCGACTACACGCTCGCCGCCAACCGCGAGAAGCAGCGCGTCGCGTTGAAGCAGTTCGAGGCGACCCAGCTCGGCAAGAAGTGGCCCGTGATCATCAACGGCAAGAAGGTCACCGACCGCCCGTTCCTCCCGTCCGTCAACCCCGCGCGTCCCGCGCAGGTCGTCGGCTACTGGGCCAAGGGCACGGTGCAGGACGCCGAGGACGCTGTCGCCGCCTCCGTCGCGTTCTTCCCGAAGTGGCGCGCCACGCCGGTCGACGATCGCGCGAAAATGCTCGAGCGCGCCACCGACCTCATGGAGTCGCGCCGCATGGAGATTAATTCGCTGCTCATCCTCGAAGCCGCGAAGCCGTGGGTCGAAGCCGACGCCGACACGTCCGAAGCGATCGACTTCCTGCGCTTCTACGCCGTCGAGATGCGCCGCATGGCGAAGCCCGTCGTCACGCAAAAAGTCCCCGGCGAACACTGCGTGCAACAGTGGACGCCGCGCGGTGTCGGCGTTTCGGTCGCGCCGTGGAATTTCCCGCTCGCGATCCTCACCGGCCTCACGGTCGCGCCGCTCGTCGCGGGCAATTGCATGATCATCAAACCCGCGCGCCAGACCTCGATCATCGGCGCGTTCCTGATGGACATCCTCACGCAGGCCGGCGTGCCCGCGGGCGCGTTGCACTACCTGCCCTGCTCCGGCGCCGACGCCGGCGCGCACCTCGTCGCGCACCCGAAGATCGATTTCATCGCCTTCACCGGCTCGCGCGAAGTCGGCCTCGGCATCTACGAGGAGGCGGGCAAGACCAAGCCCGGCCAGCTCAACCTCAAGAAGGTCGTGTGCGAGATGGGCGGCAAAAACGCCATGATCATCGACAACGACGCCGACATCGACGAGGCGATCCCGGCGTGTCTCTACAGCGCGTTCGGTTTCGCGGGCCAGAAGTGCTCCGCGCTCTCGCGCCTCATCGTGCTCGAAGGCGTTTACGACAAATTCGTCGAGCGCTTCCTCTCCGCGTGCCCGACCTTCCCCGTCGGCGATCCGTCGCTCCCCGGCACGATCGTCAATCCAGTCATCGACGACGCCGCGCAGAAATCGATCCTCGGCTACATCGAAGCCGGCAAGAAGGAGTCCAAGCTCGCCTGGCAAGCCACGCTCACGCCCGAGCAGATCGCGAGCGGCGGCTACTTCGTGCCGCCGACCGTGTTCACCGGATGCAAACCCGACCACAAGATCGTCCGCGAGGAAATCTTCGGCCCGGTCGTCGCGATCCTCAAGGCCAAGGACCTCGACGAAGCCTTCGCGATGGCGAACGACAACGACTACGCGCTGACCGGCGGCTTCTTCTCGCGCAGCCCGCGCGCAATCGAGCGCGCCCGCGAGGAGTTCCTCGTCGGCAACCTCTACATCAACCGCGGCAACACCGGCGCGATCGTGGAGCGCCATCCGTTCGGCGGCTTCAAGATGTCCGGCGGCGGCACGAAGGCCGGCGGCCGCGAGTATTTGGAAAACTTCCTCTTTCCGCGTCTCATCGCGGAGAACGTGCTCCGCCGCGGCTTCACGCCGCCGGAAGAGAACGAGTAA